The nucleotide sequence GAGACACACCTCTTCGTCATCCGCATCGACCGCACGCGGCTCGTCACGGACATCTTCGTCGATCCCCTGCCCGGCGAACCGGAGTCCGGAGCCGTGCGGGACTTCCGCTACCAGGACGTGCCGGACTTCGACCGCATCGTCGTCCGATCCGGCAGCAAGGAAGGAAAGTTCCCCGCCACCTTTGACGAGGTCCGCGTCGGCCTCACGTGGGGATCCGTAGTCCCCGCGCGGGAATGACAGGCCGGCTCAAAGCCTGGGCAGCGTCAAGAGGCTGGGGCGATTTTCGATTGGTCTCCTTCGCGTCATTCACGAGGCTGAAAATCCGCACTAAAGGTCGCATTCCGCAATCTCTCTCATCGAGAAACTGACACAGCTTTCAAATTGCCAGAATGAAAGCGTGTGGCATCTAACATAGTGTATGAGTACTGACCCATATCAGCCCCCATCAAGTTCGAGCAAGTCCATGCCTGCCATCTCCCAGCAGATGCTTAAGGAGACCCTATTCTCGTTCAACGGGAGGATCCCTCGCCGCACTTACTGGCTCTGGGCGATCGCGAGCGGCCTCGTCATCGGAATCATCATTGGAATTCTGAGCTTCATTATCGGACCCTCTGTGGACCCCGAGACAGGCGCAGTAAGTGGAGGCGGACTTTTTTCCATCATCGTTATCCTTCTCTACATCCCACTGGTTTGGATCGGCCTGGCCCTCGGAGTGAAGCGCTGGCATGACCGCGGCAAGTCCGGTTGGTGGGTTCTCATCGCCTTGATTCCCATCGTCGGCGGCATCTGGACCCTCGTGGAATGCGGTTTCCTTCGGGGCACCGTCGGCCCCAATCAATTCGGTCCGGATCCCACCTGATATCTTCCTTTCTACCCCCATAAACCTATCTGAATGGACCCGGCTCCGGCCGGGTCCATTTTGTTTTCCTTGGCCCGGCCGTAGACACCCTTGGCACTTGGGTATGAATCCTCCACCCCCGGCCATCCGATCATAGACCCGGACGGCGTATTGCGCTTTCAATCAAGGTGTCGCGAAACCCAATCCTCCACTCCGCGCGACCCACCTGCAAAAACGCCATGAACTCCCGCCGGATGCACGGGCCTTGGAGGCCTGTACACTCCTTGGTCGCCGTGTCCCTCCTGACCTGCGCCCAAGCCGATCTCGTCAACCGCTGGTCATTCAACAATGCGCCCGGCAATGCACCGGCAGGCACGACCATCGAGGATCGCACCGGCACGTCCGCGGCGACGGTGGTGGGAAACAACGCCACCTTCGACGGCGCGGCGCTGACCATTCCGGGCAACACGAATGGCAACCAGACTCCGGCGAACATCGCCGCCTACGTCGATCTGCAGAACGGGCTGATCTCTTCCAAGACGAATCTCTCCATCGAGATCTGGGCCACACCGGTCTCGATCAAGAATTGGCAGCGCCTCTTTGACTTCGGTCGCATGGGCCAGCTTTCCAACAACGTGCGCGGCGGAGGCCAGGTGCTAGCCGGTGAGATCTTGCCCACCGCGACCCAGGCACCGAATAACGCCACCTCCAGCGACAACGTCGCCCTGGCGATCCACCGGGACACGACCGCGAACACCCAGCGGATGATGGCACGGCTCGATGGCGGGACGGAACTCGGCAGCAACACCGGCGCGAATCTGACAGCCGGCACGCGGTATCATTTCCTCTGCACTTTCACCGATGGAGCGGGTGCCTCCGGCGCTACGGGGGGCCAGTTGGCCTGGTATCTGAATGGCACGCTGGTCAGCACGCTCGACGTGAATTTCCGGCTGTCCGAAATCCAGGACCGGAACAACTGGCTGGGCCGCTCGATGTACAGCGCGGACAGCAATGCCAACATCGCCTACGACGAGGTGCGCATCTACGATCACGTGCTGACCTCTGCCGAGATCACCGCGAGTATCGCCGCGGGTCCGGACCAACTCGGCACACCCGAACCGGACCCCGCCCCTGTGCCGGACAATCTCTGGGATTTCACCACCCAGGCCCAAGCCGAAACGCCCTCCGGCACCACCTTCACCGACAGCATCGGTGGCACGGTTGCGACCCTCCGCGGCAATGGCGGATCGCTCACGGGAGGTGCAGTGGTCCTCCCCGGCAGCACCACCGGCAATCAACCCGCCTCGACGATTTCCGCCTACATCGACCTGCCGAACGGGCTGATCTCGCAGACGCCGAGTATGACCATCGAGGCGTGGGCATCGCCACTCTCGTCGAAGAACTGGCAGCGCCTCTTCGACTTCGGGCGCTGTGCTTCCTCGCACGGCAGCGAAGCCGCCGCGGGCGAAGTTCTCGATACCGGCACTGCCCCGGGAAACACCACCGGCTACGACAATCTCAGCCTCACCTTCAACAATGCCGGGAACATGAACTCCCAGCAACTGGAGGGGCAATACGACGGGAATGCCGCGCAGTACTCCTTCTCCACTGCCGCGACCACTGCGGGGACCATGTATCACTACGTGCTGGTAGTGGAAGATGGCATCGGCACGCATGGCTCCGGCGGTTGCCAAGCCCGGTGGTATCGGAATGGCGCGCTCCAGAATTCCATGGACTTCCCCTTCCGCCTCAGCGGCATGGAGGACGTGAACAACTGGATCGGCCGCTCGATGTACTCGGGCGATTCGAATTCACACATGGCCCTCGACGAATTGCGCATTTATCGCAGGGCCATCACGCAGGGCGAGATCACCGCGAGCTTCGCCGCCGGGCCCGATCCCGCCGTCGGCCCGCCCGAGCCACCTGCCCCGGCACCCATCCCGACACGTCGCTGGACCTTTGACACGGCCGCGGGGAATGCCCCGGCCGGCACGACCTTCCTCGACATCGCCACCGGCGAAGTAGCAACGGTCCGCGGTAATGGCGCCACGCTCACCGGCAGCCAACTCGTGCTGTCATCCGCAGCGACGAATGGCAACCAGACCGCCTCTAACATCTCCGCCTACCTTGACCTGCCAAACGGCATCGTCTCGTCGCGGCCGGACCTGACATTCGAGGCGTGGGCCACTCCGGTCTCATCGAAGAACTGGCAGCGGCTCTTCGACTTCGGCAGTGCGTCGATGACCAGCGGTCCCGGTGCCCAAGCAGGCGAGATCATCGACTCGGCCACCGCACCCGGCAACTTCGTTGCGAACGACAATCTCTTCCTATCGATCAACAACGGCGGGACACTCGGCTCGCACCGGCTGGAAGCGAAGCTCGATGGAGGCAGCACCGTGACGAACAACACGGACCTCTCCTCCGTCACCGCCGCAGGCACGCAGTACCACTACGTGATGACCGTGAAGGACGGCGGCGGGGCCAGCGGAGCCGCGGGATGTCTGGTGAAGTGGTTCCGCAATGGCTCGCTGATCGGCTCAATCGACTTGCCCTATCGCCTGCCGGACTTGCGCGACGTGAACAACTGGATCGGTCGCTCGATGTGGGCCGCGGATTCGAACTCGCATCTCTCGCTGAATGAACTGCGCATCTACGACCGGGCCATCACTACAGCGGAAGTCGCGACGACTTTTTCCGCGGGTCCCGACGCTGTATTCACCCCGCCCGTGGCGGCCAATGATGAAGCCACGATTCATCCGCAGCAGAAGGTGCTCATCGACGTGCTGGCCAATGACACCGGCGGCGCGTTGCCGGGCACCCTGGCCATCGATACGCCGCCATCGCTCGGCACCGCCACGGTGAAAGGAGGGAAGATCCTCTACGCTCACAGCGGCAGCAGCGCCGCTCCGGTCACCTTCACCTATCGGGTGGGAAATGTGAGCGGCACCACTGCAACAGCCACGGTCACGATCCGCTTCGCCGCTTCGCTCCGCCTGACGAATCCATCGCTCGCCATGCCGGAGGCCCCGCCGGTGAATGCGTGGCAGCTCGTGGATGCACTGCCCGGCCTCACCTTCAATGAACCGCTGTGCATCACGGGGATCCCCGGAGACACCAGGCAGCTCTACGTTTGCGAGCGCATGGCGAAGATCAAGCGCGTGGCCGACGTGACCGCGACCGCACCGGTGCAGAATGTGTTCCTCGACCTTCAGAACGTCGTCGCAGGACGCACTCCCGCCGAGACCATCGAAGGCGGAGCGAATGCCGAGCACGGGCTGCTTGGCATGGCATTCCATCCTCAGTATGCGGCGAATGGTTACCTCTACGTGGCCTATACCGTGCGGATCAGTGGAGGGAGCTACTACCAGCGGCTCTCGCGATTCACGGCCAGCGGCGACCGCCTGACCGCAGTTCCAGGTTCGGAGCTGATCCTGCTCCAGCAGCTCGACGAAGGATCGAACCACGACGGCGGCGACCTTCACTTCGGCCCCGATGGCTACCTCTACTACGCGACCGGCGACGAGGAGAACTCGAACCGCGGACCACTCAACAGCCAGAAGCTCGATGGCGATTTCTTCGCGGGAATCTTCCGCATCGACGTGGACCTCGAGCCCGGGGATTACACCGCGAACGACGGCTCCGGGAGCGATGATGGCAACCTGCGGCCCAACACTCATGCCGCGGTCGTCCTTCACGACGGCAAGCCCGCATTCGAAGTGCCCATCGACAATCCCTTCATCCACACCTCGCTCGGCGGCACGTGGACCGGCTCCTACAATGGAACGCCGGTCACCAATCTCGCCAATGTCCGCACCGAATACTGGGCCACCGGCCTGCGCCACATCTGGCGCATGTCCTTCGACTCCGCCACCGGCGACCTGTGGGCCGGGGATGTGGGCCAGAACACCTACGAAGAGGTGAACAAGATCACCAAGGGCGGCAACTACGGCTGGGGATATCGTGAAGGAGCGCACGCCTACAATGGCCCCCTCGGCACCGCGCCGTCCGGCTTCACGAGCATCGATCCCTTCTACGAATACGTCCACACGGCGATCGCCGGTGGCGATGCGAATTTCAAAGGAAACTCCGTGGTGGGTGGCCACGTCTATCGCGGCACCCGCTACCCGGCGCTCGCAGGCAGCTACGTCTTCAGCGACTCCGTCTCCGGCCACGTGTGGCAGATGGACACCACCACCGGTACGACCGCGCGTCTAACAGGTCTGCCCGGTGCCTATGGCGTGATCTCCGCTCAAGGCGTGGATCCTTACAACAAGGACCTCCTCTTCTGCGCCTACCTCACCGGGAAGATCATGCGTCTCGGCACCGGCAGCGTTTCCACGGGAGCCTTCCCGGCCACGCTCACCGCGACGGGATTATTCGCTGACCTTGGTGATCTGTCGCCGTCGCCGGGACTGCTGCCCTATCAGCCGAATCTCTCGTTCTGGAGCGATCACGCGATCAAGCGACGGTGGTTCACCATCCCCGACGCCTCGGCCAGGATGACGTGGAGCAAGGACGGCAACTGGACCTATCCGACCGGCATGGTGTGGGTGAAGCACTTCGACCTGGAGATGAGCCGCGGAAATCCGGCGACGAAGAAGCGCATCGAAACCCGCGTGCTGGTGAAGACCGACACCGGATCCTACGGAGTGAGCTACCGTTGGAATGAATCGCAGGACGAGGCCTATCTGGTGGAGGATGCCGGAGCGGAGTTCGACCTCGCCATCGACGACCACGGCACGCCGCACACCCAGCATTGGCAGATCCCGGGAAGATCGAGCTGCCTCACCTGCCATACTCCTCAAGGCGGGCAGGCGCTGTCTTTCAACACCCGCCAGCTCAACCTGACAAATGCCATCAACGGCTACAGCGGCAACCAGATCGACCTGCTCGCGGCAAACGGCTTCCTCGCCAATGCGCCCGGCCCCGTGGCCACCCTCGCGCGCCACATTCGCCCGGAGGAAACCGCCTACCCGCTCGAGCAGCGCGCGCGATCCTACTTCGCGGTGAATTGCTCCTACTGCCACCAGACGGGAGGCAGCGTCAGCGGCTTCTGGGATGGCCGTGCCCATCTTACGCTGGAGCAGACCGGCATGATCAATGGAGCCGCCGACAACAACGGCGGGAACCCGGCCAACAAATACATCGTCCCCGGCGACACCACCCACAGCATCATACTCAACCGCATGGCGGCCACGAATGGCTTCGGCCGCATGCCCCCGCTCGGCACCAGCGAGGTGGACCCGGCGAATATCCAGCTCATCACGGAGTGGATCAACAGCGACCTGCCGACTCGCCCGCTCTACGACCAGTGGAGGAACACATTCTTCGCATCAAACGATCCCGCGGGCATCAAGACCGCCGACCCGGATGGTGACGGCGTAAGCAATTACGACGAGTATCTGTTAGGCAGCTCGCCGGTCAGCGGCAGCGGCGCGTGGCAGGCATCGATCACAAATGGATCGCTCCAGTTCCTGAGAAAGTCACACCGCTACTACGCGATCCAGACCAGCAAAGACCTGACCACATGGCAGCCGTGGAGTATCCCGCAGATCGACCACTCGTATCAATCCACTGACACCATCACCGAGATCCCATTGCCCGCGGATTCGAGCGGAAGGAAGTTCTTCCGCTTCCAAGTCACGGAGCCGTGAGACCTCTTAGTGCCGCTGCATCTCCAGCAGGTTGCGGAAGAGATTGTGCTGCTCCTGTAGCTCTTGGAAGGTGCCATCGCCGACGATCTTGCCGCCTTCGAAAACGAGGATGCGGTCGGCGATACGGATCGTGCTGAAGCGGTGCGCGATGATGAAGGTCGTGCGGCCGCGCGTGAGATCGGCAAGTTCACCCTGGATGCGCGCCTCGGCCTCGGAGTCGAGCGCCGAGGTGGCCTCGTCGAGGATGAGCACAGGGGCGTTCTTGAGGAAGGCGCGCGCGATCGAGATACGCTGTTTCTGACCACCCGAGAGCTGCGCGCCGCGCTCGCCGACCTGGGTGTCATAGCCCTGTGGCAGCCCCATGATGAAGTCGTGCGCATGTGCCTGTCGCGCGGCTTCCTTGACCTCCGCCTCGCTCGCATCCATGCGGCCCAGGCGGATATTCTCGAAGATGGTGCCGGAGAAGAGCACCGCCTCCTGCGGCACGATGGTGATGTGGTCTCGCAGGTCCTTCAGACGAAGGTCGCGGATGTCCACGCCATCGAGCAGGATGCGTCCCTCCACCGGATCGTAGAAGCGCGGGACCATGCTGGCGAAGGTCGTCTTGCCCGCTCCGGACGGTCCGACAAGCGCGACCACCTGTCCTGCGGGGACATCGAGCGTGATACCATTGAGCGCGGCATTGTCCCCGTAGGCGAAGTTCACGCCCTCGAATGTGACACGACCGCTGACCTTCTCGATCGAAACTGGATTCGGAGGATCGGTCACGCCTTCCTCGGCATGGAGAATCGTCTCCAGACGATCCAGCGAGGCCTCGCCCTGCTTCATGCGGTTGTGGATTTCCCCGAGCTTTTTCATCGGGTCATAGCAGAGATAAAGCGCGGTCACCACGCTCATGAAGCGCTCCAGCGAGAGGCCCTTCGATGCACCGTAGCCCAACGCGAATGCGACTACCGCGGCGGCGACCATCTCGATGATCGGCGGCGTCATGTAGCGATACTTGATCACCTTCAGGTGGAACTTCGTCCAGCGGCCGATCCCCTGGAGGAAGCGCTGGCCCATCATGTCTTCCAGATTGAAGGCACGGATCTCGCGAGTGGCGCCGAGCGTCTCGGCCAGCACCGCGGAATTGTCACCGGACTCGCGCTGCATGTGCGCAGCCTTTCGCATCAGGCGCTTCCCGAGGAAGCGGATCGGCACCACCACGATGGGGATACTGAGCAGGCAGATGATGAGGAAGAACGAGTCGCTGTTCTCGATGCTGTCCGACACGAGGAAGGCCAGCGCACCGATGAGCGTGAAGGGCTGCTTGATGAGGTCGTTCGAGATCGTCGTCACCACGCCTTGCAGCATGTTCGAGTCGGTGATCACGCGGCTGATCAGGTCGCCCGTCTTGCGACCGCTGAAGAAGCCGAGCGGCAGGCGCTGGAGCTTCACAAAGACCGACTGCTGGATGTCCCGCAGCACATGGAGACCGGCGGCAGTGATGAAATAGACATTCAGGAATCCCGCAAAGCCGCGCAGCAAGGCCGCGATCGGGATGATGGCACAGGCCGCGATCAGCACGGCGCGCGGCGCATCCTTCACACCGAGTTGCTCGCTGAAAAAGGACCTGACCTTTTCGGTCTCCTTGAGATTTTTCATCTCCTCGCCGAAGGCCTCGTGGAGGAGCGCGGTGGCCCGCTCCGGGCCCACGGATTCATTCAGCGTCCGCTGGACCTCCTCGATCTTGTCGGTCTTGCCGAAGATGATCGGGAAGGCAGTCTTCACCACCAGCGGCATGCCGAAGCCGCTGACGATCGCGAAGACGATGCCGGCGAGGACGCCGGCAATGAACGTGCCTTTGACTCCCTTGAGGTAGGCGAAATAGGGATAGAATCGCTTCATCCGTGGGCGCGGAGATTCCCCCCTCAGCCCCCCGCCTGCAAGCCCGGAACTCAACCTCCGTCTTGCAAGTCAGGAGCGGAAAAAATCACGTTTCACCCTTGGTTGCCCCGGCACCAAAAACAAAACGCCTTGCCGACGATTCCGTCGGCAAGGCGCAGAGAACTTTCATTACCGCCCCGGGCAGGAGCGGATCGCCGTCTTTAGTGGCGGAAGTGGCGGTGACCCGTGAAGATCATCGCGAGGCCCGCGGCGTCCGCAGCTTCGATGACTTCCTGGTCACGCATGGAACCGCCGGGCTGGATGCAGGCGGTGGCACCGGCTTCGATCGCGGCTTGCAGGCCGTCGGCGAAGGGGAACATGGCATCGGACGCGATAACCGAGCCCTTCAGGTCGAGGCCTGCTTCCTTTGCCTTCCAGACGGCGATGCGCGAGCTGTCGACGCGGCTCATCTGGCCGGCACCGATCCCGAGCGTGCGGTCGGACTTCGCGTAAACGATGGCGTTCGACTTCACGTGCTTCACCACACGCCAGGCGAAGCGCATCGCGCGCATCTCCTCCTCGGTCGGCGGGCGCTTCGTCACCACCTTGCTCTCGAGGTTGTCGAGGCCCAGCGCGGTGTGGTCGCGATCCATGATCATGAGGCCTCCCGGGCAGGAGCGGATGACGGGAGCCTTCTTGGCAGAGAGGTAGGCGTCGTTCATCTTCATGATGCGCAGGTTCTTCTTCTTCTGCAGGACGGCACGCGCTTCCGGCTCGTAGTCCGGGGCGATGATCACGTCGGTGAAGATTTCGGAAATGATGCGCGCCACGCCTTCCGTCAGCGGACGGTTGCAGACGATCACGCCGCCGAACGGAGCCTGGCGGTCGGTCTCGAAGGCCTTTTGCCAAGCGATGCGCAGGTCCTCGTCATCCTGGCCCACGCCACACGGGTTCGTGTGTTTGAGGATGCCGATGGTCGGGCGGACGAAGTCGAGGATCAGGTCGGCCGCCGCCTCGATGTCGAGGATGTTGGTGTAGCTGAGTTCCTTGCCCTGGAGCTGGCTGAAGCAGCCCTTGAAATCGCCGTAGAGCGCGGACTTCTGGTGCGGGTTGTCGCCGTAGCGCAGCTCCATTTCGAGCGGCAGGCTCACGGTGAAGTTACAGCGCGTGCCATCCTTGCACTGGCCGAGGAAATTCGAAATCGCGGCGTCATACTGCGAGGTGCGCAGGAAAACCTTCACGGCGAGTTGCTCGCGGAAGCGCAGCGTGGTATCGCCGCCATGCTCGTTCATTTCCTCGATCACCTTCGGGTAATCCGCCGGATCGGTCACCACGGTGACGGAGGCGTAGTTCTTCGAGGCACTGCGGAGCATCGAAGGACCACCGATGTCGATGTTCTCGATCGCGTCCTGCAGGGTCACGCCTTCCTTCGCGACGGTCTGCTCGAAGGGGTAGAGATTCACCACCACAAGATCGATCGGCGGGATGCCATGCTCCTTCGCCTGGGCGAGGTGCTCCTTGTCATCGCGCTTGTGGAGCAGGCCACCGTGGACCTTCGGGTGCAGCGTCTTCACGCGGCCTTCGAAAAGCTCGGGAGCACCGGTGAATTCCGACACGTCCATGACCGGCAGGCCGGCATCGCGCAGCGCCTTGGCAGTGCCGCCGGTGGAGAGGAGTTCGACGCCCAGCTCATGGAGCTGCTTGGCAAAGTCGGCGAGGCCGGTCTTGTCGGACACGGAAAGAAGAGCGCGGGCAATGGGCATCGTGACGAGATTGTTTGGGGTGGTGGAGGCGAGGCGACCCGCCCCGCGTAGTCGCCGGTCCGGCGGGGGGCAAGCGCGGATTATCGGGGAGAATGTCAGGAACCGGCAACGATCCGTTGCTTCATTTCGCCGATTCCCTCGACGCCGAGCTCGACGCAATCGCCGGGAGAAAGGTAGCGGGCGGGCTTCATTCCCATGCCGACACCCGCCGGAGTGCCCGTCGCGATCACGTCGCCGGGTAGCAGGGTCATGAAGCGGCTGATGTAGCTGACCAGGTGGCGGACGCCGAACATCATGTCCCCCGTCCAGCCGTTCTGGCGCAGCTCGGTATTCACCTTGCACCAGAGGCGGAGGCCTTGTGGGTCGGAGACTTGTGACGCGGGTACCATCCACGGCCCCATGGGTCCGAAGGTGTCGTGGCTCTTGCCCTTCGTCCACTGGCCGCCCAGTTCCTTCTGCCAGGCGCGCTCGGAGTAGTCGCAAAAGACCGAGTAGCCCGCCACGTGCTCCAAGGCATTCTCCTCCTTCACGTTGGTGGCGGTCTTGCCGATGATCACGGCCAGCTCCACCTCGTAGTCGAGCTTGGTTGCGCCCGCCGGGTTGATCACGTCGTCAAAGGGCCCGCTCCAGCAGGTGGAGGCCTTCATGAAAAGCACCGGCTCGGTCGGGATACCCTCGCCGAATTCCTTCGCGTGCTCCAGGTAGTTCTTCCCCACGCAGACGATCTTCGAGGGGCGATCCACCGGCGGACCCAGACGAGCATCCGCGGGGATCTCCTCCGCATCCGGACAACCGTCCTCGACCCATGCCTGCAGGGCCTCGAGGCCTCCCATGGCGAAGAAACCCTCGTCGTAATCGTTGAATTGGCCGCCCACGTCGAGCCGGCGTCCATCTTCCAGGATCACTCCCGGCTCCTCGCGTCCCAGTTCACCGTAGCGGATCAGCTTCATGGGAGACTCCTAACAAGGGTCATGACGGCTGGCAATGAAAGGCGGCGTCCTGAAAATCGGGGCTCGCCCGGGAAAACCATGGGAGCCGCCCTTACCGGGCTGCAAATAGCCTCATAAATCGAAAATACCGGTCGATACTTTCCAAGTCCGGAAAATCAAGCGAGCCTCCTTGCATACGGGAGCGCTACGGCGATCCCGACTTCGACGGTGCAGGCCCGCAAATCCCTTGGTCGGAAATTGACTTCCGGGGGGATGTCATCCGACCGGATTTGCAATGGGTAGCACTGGTCGAATCACTGGAAAGGGCGCGAATCATGACTCCGGGGGGACTCTCATTCGCGCTCTTTCTGTATTTTTGCCACACGCACGGAAAGATTGCCGGGCGCGGGATTTACCCGTAAATCCCGCGCCCCGATGTTTCAGGTTCTCGCGCGCGATCCCTCCAGCCAGGCCCGGCGTGGCCGCATGGAATTGGCCCACGGCACGGTGGAGACACCGATTTTCATGCCCGTGGGCACCCAGGGCACGGTGAAAACCCTGCATCCGGACGAGCTGGAGATGCTCGGAGCCCAGATCATTCTAGGAAATACCTACCACCTGTGGCTGCGGCCCGGGCCGGAAACGATCAAGGAATTCGGCGGTCTGCACAAGTTCGCTACTTGGGATCGCCCGATGCTGACGGATTCCGGCGGATTCCAGGTCTGGTCGCTGGCCAAGCTGCGCAAGATCACCGAGGAGGGCGTGCGCTTCCAGAATCACCTCGACGGGTCGAAGATGATGCTCACCCCGGAGCTGAGCATGGAGATCCAGGCCGCGCTCGGCTCGGACATTGCCATGCTATTCGACGAGTGCCCCCCCTACCCCTGCGAGCGGATCTACGCCGAGAAATCGCTCGGCCTGACCACCCGCTGGGCAAAGCGCTGCAAGCACTGGATCGAGACGAACCGCCCCACCAGCGGCACCGGCATCCAGCGCCACTTCGGCATCGTGCAGGGCTCCATCTGGGCCGACCTACGAGAGAAATCCGCCCGCGAACTGGTCGATCTCGACTTTGACGGCTACGCGATCGGCGGTGTCTCCGTCGGCGAGCCCGAGGAGGAAATGATGCGCGCCGTGGAGCACAGCGTCCCCTTCCTGCCGGAGGACAAGCCCCGCTACGCCATGGGTCTCGGCACGCCGCCGCAGATCCTGGAGATGATCGGCCGGGGCGTGGATATGTTTGACTGTGTGATGCCTACCCGGGTCGCTCGCCATGGCCAGGCCTTCACCCTCGACGGGCCGATCCATATCAAAAACCTCGCCTACGAGCGGGATCCGCGCCCCCTTTGCGAGAGCGCCCACCCGCACGTCGCGAGGTTCTCGCGGGCCTACATCCGACACGTTTTCCGTGCCGGGGAAATCCTAGCTTTGCGGTTGCTTTCCTTCCACAACCTGCATTTCTTCCTCCGCCTTGCCGCCAACGCGCGGGAAGCCATCAGCGAAGGCAAATTCCTTGAATTCAAGGAGTCCTTCATCCGCCGCTACACCCAGTCGAAATCCGAATGATGCTTTCTCTTGTCACGCTGCTTGCCCAGGCAACCGCCGGCCAATCCCAAGGCGGTCTGTTTGCCCGGCCGGAAATCATGATGGTCCTGATGGTCGTCATGTTCTATTTCCTGCTGATCCGTCCCCAGCAGCGCCAGCGTAAGGAACTCCAGAAGCGGATCGACGCCCTGCAAAAGGGCGACGAGGTGGTCACCACCGCTGGCATCCACGCCATCGTCCATAACATCAAGGACCGCACTGTCGTCCTCAAGGTCGCTGACGGCGTGATGATGGAATTCGACAAGCCCGCAGTGGCCACGGTCATCAAGAAGGAAGCTTCCACGACCGCCTGATCCGTTCGCGCCTTTTGCGCCAACAACCCTTCCCTTTCCCGTCATGCTCCCGTCCGCGTTGCTCGCAGTGTCTATCTTGAACGACCCGATGGCCTTGTTCCTCTCCGGACTAGTCCTCCTGATCGTTTTCTTCTGGTACTTCGCCACCGACCACGAGCGGCGGAAGAGAAACATCGGCACGTTCCTCCTCGCGGGTGTCTGCGCCCTGTCGCTCCTCGCCATCTTCTCGCCGGGTGCGATCAAGGGCGG is from Luteolibacter flavescens and encodes:
- a CDS encoding ABC transporter ATP-binding protein is translated as MKRFYPYFAYLKGVKGTFIAGVLAGIVFAIVSGFGMPLVVKTAFPIIFGKTDKIEEVQRTLNESVGPERATALLHEAFGEEMKNLKETEKVRSFFSEQLGVKDAPRAVLIAACAIIPIAALLRGFAGFLNVYFITAAGLHVLRDIQQSVFVKLQRLPLGFFSGRKTGDLISRVITDSNMLQGVVTTISNDLIKQPFTLIGALAFLVSDSIENSDSFFLIICLLSIPIVVVPIRFLGKRLMRKAAHMQRESGDNSAVLAETLGATREIRAFNLEDMMGQRFLQGIGRWTKFHLKVIKYRYMTPPIIEMVAAAVVAFALGYGASKGLSLERFMSVVTALYLCYDPMKKLGEIHNRMKQGEASLDRLETILHAEEGVTDPPNPVSIEKVSGRVTFEGVNFAYGDNAALNGITLDVPAGQVVALVGPSGAGKTTFASMVPRFYDPVEGRILLDGVDIRDLRLKDLRDHITIVPQEAVLFSGTIFENIRLGRMDASEAEVKEAARQAHAHDFIMGLPQGYDTQVGERGAQLSGGQKQRISIARAFLKNAPVLILDEATSALDSEAEARIQGELADLTRGRTTFIIAHRFSTIRIADRILVFEGGKIVGDGTFQELQEQHNLFRNLLEMQRH
- a CDS encoding DUF805 domain-containing protein, whose protein sequence is MPAISQQMLKETLFSFNGRIPRRTYWLWAIASGLVIGIIIGILSFIIGPSVDPETGAVSGGGLFSIIVILLYIPLVWIGLALGVKRWHDRGKSGWWVLIALIPIVGGIWTLVECGFLRGTVGPNQFGPDPT
- a CDS encoding LamG-like jellyroll fold domain-containing protein gives rise to the protein MSLLTCAQADLVNRWSFNNAPGNAPAGTTIEDRTGTSAATVVGNNATFDGAALTIPGNTNGNQTPANIAAYVDLQNGLISSKTNLSIEIWATPVSIKNWQRLFDFGRMGQLSNNVRGGGQVLAGEILPTATQAPNNATSSDNVALAIHRDTTANTQRMMARLDGGTELGSNTGANLTAGTRYHFLCTFTDGAGASGATGGQLAWYLNGTLVSTLDVNFRLSEIQDRNNWLGRSMYSADSNANIAYDEVRIYDHVLTSAEITASIAAGPDQLGTPEPDPAPVPDNLWDFTTQAQAETPSGTTFTDSIGGTVATLRGNGGSLTGGAVVLPGSTTGNQPASTISAYIDLPNGLISQTPSMTIEAWASPLSSKNWQRLFDFGRCASSHGSEAAAGEVLDTGTAPGNTTGYDNLSLTFNNAGNMNSQQLEGQYDGNAAQYSFSTAATTAGTMYHYVLVVEDGIGTHGSGGCQARWYRNGALQNSMDFPFRLSGMEDVNNWIGRSMYSGDSNSHMALDELRIYRRAITQGEITASFAAGPDPAVGPPEPPAPAPIPTRRWTFDTAAGNAPAGTTFLDIATGEVATVRGNGATLTGSQLVLSSAATNGNQTASNISAYLDLPNGIVSSRPDLTFEAWATPVSSKNWQRLFDFGSASMTSGPGAQAGEIIDSATAPGNFVANDNLFLSINNGGTLGSHRLEAKLDGGSTVTNNTDLSSVTAAGTQYHYVMTVKDGGGASGAAGCLVKWFRNGSLIGSIDLPYRLPDLRDVNNWIGRSMWAADSNSHLSLNELRIYDRAITTAEVATTFSAGPDAVFTPPVAANDEATIHPQQKVLIDVLANDTGGALPGTLAIDTPPSLGTATVKGGKILYAHSGSSAAPVTFTYRVGNVSGTTATATVTIRFAASLRLTNPSLAMPEAPPVNAWQLVDALPGLTFNEPLCITGIPGDTRQLYVCERMAKIKRVADVTATAPVQNVFLDLQNVVAGRTPAETIEGGANAEHGLLGMAFHPQYAANGYLYVAYTVRISGGSYYQRLSRFTASGDRLTAVPGSELILLQQLDEGSNHDGGDLHFGPDGYLYYATGDEENSNRGPLNSQKLDGDFFAGIFRIDVDLEPGDYTANDGSGSDDGNLRPNTHAAVVLHDGKPAFEVPIDNPFIHTSLGGTWTGSYNGTPVTNLANVRTEYWATGLRHIWRMSFDSATGDLWAGDVGQNTYEEVNKITKGGNYGWGYREGAHAYNGPLGTAPSGFTSIDPFYEYVHTAIAGGDANFKGNSVVGGHVYRGTRYPALAGSYVFSDSVSGHVWQMDTTTGTTARLTGLPGAYGVISAQGVDPYNKDLLFCAYLTGKIMRLGTGSVSTGAFPATLTATGLFADLGDLSPSPGLLPYQPNLSFWSDHAIKRRWFTIPDASARMTWSKDGNWTYPTGMVWVKHFDLEMSRGNPATKKRIETRVLVKTDTGSYGVSYRWNESQDEAYLVEDAGAEFDLAIDDHGTPHTQHWQIPGRSSCLTCHTPQGGQALSFNTRQLNLTNAINGYSGNQIDLLAANGFLANAPGPVATLARHIRPEETAYPLEQRARSYFAVNCSYCHQTGGSVSGFWDGRAHLTLEQTGMINGAADNNGGNPANKYIVPGDTTHSIILNRMAATNGFGRMPPLGTSEVDPANIQLITEWINSDLPTRPLYDQWRNTFFASNDPAGIKTADPDGDGVSNYDEYLLGSSPVSGSGAWQASITNGSLQFLRKSHRYYAIQTSKDLTTWQPWSIPQIDHSYQSTDTITEIPLPADSSGRKFFRFQVTEP